From Clarias gariepinus isolate MV-2021 ecotype Netherlands chromosome 2, CGAR_prim_01v2, whole genome shotgun sequence, one genomic window encodes:
- the depdc7b gene encoding DEP domain-containing protein 7 isoform X1 yields the protein MASVKERAAALNLAGKLYSPMHNPHAQQALINPCQTSFIWSRLISHLQSEVKVKRRRHFLKSHDNCFVGSDAVTVIQDYIKKSKLLGDAEVPRGKAVRVCQALLDCKVFEAVAGKTFGKESKLSEFQDSVSSLYRFLNTQTPVLSSAGNDLSSPSEVRNANRDDDPLFSHSTPVKPGYIMDILLEELDLSLSVLHAESLPPSVVSKVWQEQTVQRLLQLIELPVLDGVLDCRDCPTSGGNNNEPDILYTSNYLDREIIKAFKESQNDEWLLAALELMDFLPDQQVVEVSRELSSISMDDDQGDEEHEQWRLSGIQQYKALLFEILAKHYGQTSFQPLLPNGLNDVYTHITELLVNGKFDVALEVLQLCLKLLPAANREELYRLLSFMSLAADPLHIRLHKEIENRIHVKKTFCRAITQSKSLSKGKVDLLLLFMLDNHEDIFKVPGSLHKLVSDKLDDIVKKKDPNTQSSAFCQQISSNVYQDTVKNLTHTELFVLLRNIDENTKYSTKEKKRLLAQFYKGHPDIFAEYFGSRLSTINLSEV from the exons ATGGcgagtgtgaaagagagagcagctgctttAAACCTCGCGGGGAAACTGTACAGCCCCATGCACAATCCTCATG CTCAGCAGGCGCTCATTAATCCGTGCCAGACCAGCTTCATCTGGAGCAGACTGATCTCTCATCTCCAGTCCGAGGTGAAGGTGAAGCGGCGACGTCACTTCTTGAAGTCTCATGACAATTGCTTTGTGGGCTCTGACGCTGTCACTGTGATCCAAGACTACATAAAGAAAAGCAAGCTTTTGGGTGATGCTGAAGTTCCCAGGGGCAaagctgtgcgtgtgtgtcaggCTCTACTGGACTGCAAGGTGTTTGAAGCGGTGGCTGGTAAAACGTTTGGGAAGGAGAGTAAGCTGTCGGAGTTTCAGGACAGCGTCAGCAGTCTGTACAGGTTCCTGAACACCCAAACCCCTGTGCTGAGCAGTGCAGGAAACGATCTTTCTTCTCCCAGTGAAGTGAGGAATGCAAACAG GGATGATGACCCATTGTTCTCTCACAGTACTCCAGTAAAACCAGGCTACATTATGGACATCCTGTTGGAGGAGCTTGACCTTAGCCTTAGTGTTCTCCATGCTGAGAGTCTACCACCGTCAG TGGTCAGTAAGGTGTGGCAGGAGCAGACGGTTCAGCGTTTGCTGCAGTTGATCGAGCTCCCTGTGCTGGATGGAGTACTGGACTGTAGGGATTGTCCGACCTCGGGAGGCAACAATAATGAACCTGACATTCTCTACACCAGTAACTACCTGGACAGAGAAATAATCAAGGCCTTTAAGGAGTCACA AAATGATGAGTGGCTCTTGGCAGCATTAGAGCTGATGGACTTTCTGCCAGACCAGCAGGTGGTAGAGGTGAGCAGAGAGCTCTCCAGCATTTCAATGGATGATGATCAGGGTGATGAAGAACATGAACAGTGGAGGCTCTCGGGCATCCAGCAGTACAAGGCTCTACTGTTTGAAATTCTGGCAAAACATTATGGACAGACCAGTTTCCAGCCTCTTCTTCCTAACGGGCTGAATGATGTGTACACGCACATTACTGAACTTTTGG TGAATGGGAAGTTTGACGTGGCGTTAGAGGTGTTACAGCTATGTCTAAAGTTGCTTCCTGCAGCTAATAGAGAGGAGCTGTACAGGCTGCTGAGCTTCATGTCACTGGCAGCAGACCCTCTACACATCCGGCTTCATAAGGAG ATTGAGAATCGGATCCATGTGAAGAAAACCTTTTGTAGAGCCATAACACAAAGCAAAAGCCTCTCAAAGGGTAAAGTGGACTTGCTGTTGCTCTTCATGCTGGATAACCATGAGGACATTTTCAAG GTCCCAGGTTCTTTGCACAAGCTGGTCAGTGACAAGCTGGATGACATTGTGAAAAAGAAGGACCCTAACACACAGA GCTCTGCATTCTGTCAGCAAATTTCAAGCAATGTGTACCAGGATACTGTAAAAAACCTGACGCATACAGAGCTGTTTGTACTGCTCAGGAATATAgatgaaaatacaaaatactccacaaaagaaaagaagagattaCTGGCACAGTTCTACAAAGGCCATCCTGACATTTTTGCTGAGTACTTTGGGTCTAGACTGAGCACAATCAACTTGTCTGAAGTGTAA
- the depdc7b gene encoding DEP domain-containing protein 7 isoform X2: MASVKERAAALNLAGKLYSPMHNPHAQQALINPCQTSFIWSRLISHLQSEVKVKRRRHFLKSHDNCFVGSDAVTVIQDYIKKSKLLGDAEVPRGKAVRVCQALLDCKVFEAVAGKTFGKESKLSEFQDSVSSLYRFLNTQTPVLSSAGNDLSSPSEVRNANSTPVKPGYIMDILLEELDLSLSVLHAESLPPSVVSKVWQEQTVQRLLQLIELPVLDGVLDCRDCPTSGGNNNEPDILYTSNYLDREIIKAFKESQNDEWLLAALELMDFLPDQQVVEVSRELSSISMDDDQGDEEHEQWRLSGIQQYKALLFEILAKHYGQTSFQPLLPNGLNDVYTHITELLVNGKFDVALEVLQLCLKLLPAANREELYRLLSFMSLAADPLHIRLHKEIENRIHVKKTFCRAITQSKSLSKGKVDLLLLFMLDNHEDIFKVPGSLHKLVSDKLDDIVKKKDPNTQSSAFCQQISSNVYQDTVKNLTHTELFVLLRNIDENTKYSTKEKKRLLAQFYKGHPDIFAEYFGSRLSTINLSEV, from the exons ATGGcgagtgtgaaagagagagcagctgctttAAACCTCGCGGGGAAACTGTACAGCCCCATGCACAATCCTCATG CTCAGCAGGCGCTCATTAATCCGTGCCAGACCAGCTTCATCTGGAGCAGACTGATCTCTCATCTCCAGTCCGAGGTGAAGGTGAAGCGGCGACGTCACTTCTTGAAGTCTCATGACAATTGCTTTGTGGGCTCTGACGCTGTCACTGTGATCCAAGACTACATAAAGAAAAGCAAGCTTTTGGGTGATGCTGAAGTTCCCAGGGGCAaagctgtgcgtgtgtgtcaggCTCTACTGGACTGCAAGGTGTTTGAAGCGGTGGCTGGTAAAACGTTTGGGAAGGAGAGTAAGCTGTCGGAGTTTCAGGACAGCGTCAGCAGTCTGTACAGGTTCCTGAACACCCAAACCCCTGTGCTGAGCAGTGCAGGAAACGATCTTTCTTCTCCCAGTGAAGTGAGGAATGCAAACAG TACTCCAGTAAAACCAGGCTACATTATGGACATCCTGTTGGAGGAGCTTGACCTTAGCCTTAGTGTTCTCCATGCTGAGAGTCTACCACCGTCAG TGGTCAGTAAGGTGTGGCAGGAGCAGACGGTTCAGCGTTTGCTGCAGTTGATCGAGCTCCCTGTGCTGGATGGAGTACTGGACTGTAGGGATTGTCCGACCTCGGGAGGCAACAATAATGAACCTGACATTCTCTACACCAGTAACTACCTGGACAGAGAAATAATCAAGGCCTTTAAGGAGTCACA AAATGATGAGTGGCTCTTGGCAGCATTAGAGCTGATGGACTTTCTGCCAGACCAGCAGGTGGTAGAGGTGAGCAGAGAGCTCTCCAGCATTTCAATGGATGATGATCAGGGTGATGAAGAACATGAACAGTGGAGGCTCTCGGGCATCCAGCAGTACAAGGCTCTACTGTTTGAAATTCTGGCAAAACATTATGGACAGACCAGTTTCCAGCCTCTTCTTCCTAACGGGCTGAATGATGTGTACACGCACATTACTGAACTTTTGG TGAATGGGAAGTTTGACGTGGCGTTAGAGGTGTTACAGCTATGTCTAAAGTTGCTTCCTGCAGCTAATAGAGAGGAGCTGTACAGGCTGCTGAGCTTCATGTCACTGGCAGCAGACCCTCTACACATCCGGCTTCATAAGGAG ATTGAGAATCGGATCCATGTGAAGAAAACCTTTTGTAGAGCCATAACACAAAGCAAAAGCCTCTCAAAGGGTAAAGTGGACTTGCTGTTGCTCTTCATGCTGGATAACCATGAGGACATTTTCAAG GTCCCAGGTTCTTTGCACAAGCTGGTCAGTGACAAGCTGGATGACATTGTGAAAAAGAAGGACCCTAACACACAGA GCTCTGCATTCTGTCAGCAAATTTCAAGCAATGTGTACCAGGATACTGTAAAAAACCTGACGCATACAGAGCTGTTTGTACTGCTCAGGAATATAgatgaaaatacaaaatactccacaaaagaaaagaagagattaCTGGCACAGTTCTACAAAGGCCATCCTGACATTTTTGCTGAGTACTTTGGGTCTAGACTGAGCACAATCAACTTGTCTGAAGTGTAA